One window of Nymphaea colorata isolate Beijing-Zhang1983 chromosome 11, ASM883128v2, whole genome shotgun sequence genomic DNA carries:
- the LOC116264319 gene encoding uncharacterized protein LOC116264319 produces MAHELWADLKERFTQSTAPKKYQIKSVISSLFQDTMSISAYYTKLKSLWDELSFYDVLPECSCEALKEMSNKQQEDQVIQFLMRLNDSFHVIRDQILLLDQLPAVQKVHSLLLQEERQREVRIQPATIEHVRLSTVSADLHYAKRKSIRKSPHLCSYCHTPGHKKERCYKLNGYPQNFKGGGKAKPERPTLVNVVEHENKSSNVVAFAAPPQASNKDFVSCLTMDEYTQLKQLLKDRTILVGDFEGMS; encoded by the coding sequence ATGGCACATGAGCTGTGGGCTGATCTCAAAGAGCGTTTTACTCAGTCTACTGCTCCCAAAAAATATCAGATAAAATCTGTTATTAGTTCTCTATTTCAAGACACAATGTCTATTTCTGCATATTACACTAAATTGAAATCTCTGTGGGATGAATTGAGCTTCTACGATGTGTTGCCTGAATGCTCGTGTGAAGCATTGAAGGAGATGTCTAACAAGCAACAGGAAGATCAAGTGATTCAGTTCCTTATGCGACTGAATGACTCATTTCATGTAATCAGAGACCAAATCTTATTGTTGGACCAGCTACCTGCAGTTCAAAAGGTGCATTCACTGTTGCTGcaagaagaaagacaaagggAAGTAAGAATCCAGCCGGCTACAATAGAACATGTTAGACTATCTACTGTAAGTGCAGATTTACATTACGCAAAAAGGAAAAGTATTAGGAAATCACCACATTTATGCAGCTACTGTCATACACCAGGGCATAAAAAAGAGAGATGCTATAAATTGAATGGTTatcctcaaaattttaaaggaggaggaaaagcaAAACCTGAAAGGCCAACATTGGTAAATGTTGTGGAACATGAGAATAAATCATCAAATGTTGTAGCTTTTGCTGCACCACCTCAAGCCTCCAACAAAGATTTTGTGTCGTGCTTGACTATGGATGAATATACTCAACTTAAACAACTGCTAAAAGATAGAACCATCTTAGTGGGAGACTTTGAAGGAATGTCCTAA
- the LOC126410536 gene encoding translation machinery-associated protein 22-like: MASSNCVIHDYFHYELKLKFCPLEKQEIIIEKVVRNKRKCVTIVKDLELFGVKLSEASKKLGKKFATGASVVKGPTETDQIDVQGDISYDIVEFITETWPDVSGFFFVLTYVWCYSCAIEE, encoded by the exons ATGGCTTCTAGCAACTGCGTTATCCATGATTACTTCCACTATgaactaaaactaaaattttgccCACTG GAGAAGCAAGAAATCATCATTGAGAAAGTGGTTCGTAACAAACGGAAATGTGTGACGATTGTGAAAGACCTTGAGCTCTTTG GTGTCAAACTGAGTGAAGCTTCAAAGAAACTTGGTAAAAAGTTTGCTACTGGAGCCTCTGTTGTAAAG GGGCCAACTGAAACGGACCAAATTGACGTCCAAGGAGATATTTCCTATGATATTGTTGAGTTCATAACTGAGACGTGGCCAGATGTAAGTggctttttttttgtccttacatATGTTTGGTGCTATTCATGTGCAATCGAAGAATAG